One genomic segment of Amycolatopsis sp. WQ 127309 includes these proteins:
- a CDS encoding NAD-dependent succinate-semialdehyde dehydrogenase, with translation MSVSTESGVVDAVGKELFIGGKWVAAEAGKSFPVVDPATGRELCQVADASPADGVAALDAAVAAQADFAKMAPRERGEILRRAYELLMARQDELALLMTLEMGKPLAESKGEIAYAAEFFRWFAEEAVRIGGGYATAPNGTGRFLITKQPVGPTLLITPWNFPMAMGTRKIGPAIAAGCTSVIKPAAQTPLSMLALAGILAEAGLPAGVLNVVTTSDSGGVMEPLIRDGRARKLSFTGSTGVGRKLLEQCADKVLRTSMELGGNAPFLVFEDADMDAAIEGAMLAKMRNIGEACTAANRFYVQRGVVEEFSRRLTERMQALPMGRGTEKDVVVGPLIDEAAVAKVTELVKDATDRGAKVLTGGAGVDGPGHFYQATVLTDVPQEARLTHEEIFGPVAPISAFDTEEEVVAKANDTEFGLVSYVYTSDLKRALRVSEALEAGMIGLNQGIVSNPAAPFGGIKASGLGREGGSFGIEEFLETKYIAVAL, from the coding sequence ATGAGCGTGAGCACCGAGTCCGGCGTCGTCGACGCGGTCGGCAAGGAACTGTTCATCGGCGGCAAGTGGGTCGCCGCCGAGGCCGGGAAGTCCTTCCCGGTCGTGGATCCGGCGACCGGCCGGGAGCTGTGCCAGGTCGCCGACGCCTCCCCGGCGGACGGCGTCGCCGCCCTGGACGCCGCCGTCGCCGCGCAGGCGGACTTCGCGAAGATGGCGCCCCGCGAACGCGGCGAGATCCTGCGCCGGGCGTACGAGCTGCTGATGGCGCGCCAGGACGAGCTCGCCCTGCTCATGACGCTCGAGATGGGCAAACCGCTGGCGGAGTCGAAGGGCGAGATCGCCTACGCCGCCGAGTTCTTCCGCTGGTTCGCCGAGGAGGCCGTCCGGATCGGGGGCGGCTACGCGACCGCGCCCAACGGCACCGGCCGCTTCCTCATCACCAAGCAGCCGGTCGGCCCGACGCTGCTGATCACGCCGTGGAACTTCCCGATGGCGATGGGCACCCGCAAGATCGGCCCGGCGATCGCCGCGGGCTGCACGTCGGTGATCAAGCCCGCCGCGCAGACGCCGCTGTCGATGCTCGCGCTGGCCGGCATCCTCGCGGAGGCCGGGCTGCCCGCCGGCGTCCTCAACGTCGTCACGACCAGCGACTCCGGCGGCGTGATGGAGCCGCTGATCCGCGACGGCCGCGCCCGCAAGCTGTCCTTCACCGGCTCCACCGGCGTCGGCCGGAAGCTCCTCGAACAGTGCGCCGACAAGGTGCTGCGGACGTCGATGGAGCTGGGCGGCAACGCGCCGTTCCTGGTCTTCGAGGACGCCGACATGGACGCGGCCATCGAAGGCGCGATGCTCGCGAAGATGCGCAACATCGGCGAGGCGTGCACCGCGGCGAACCGGTTCTACGTGCAGCGCGGCGTCGTCGAAGAGTTCTCGCGACGGCTGACCGAGCGCATGCAGGCCCTGCCGATGGGCCGCGGCACCGAGAAGGACGTCGTCGTCGGCCCGCTGATCGACGAGGCCGCCGTCGCCAAGGTGACCGAGCTGGTCAAGGACGCCACCGACCGCGGCGCGAAGGTGCTCACCGGCGGCGCCGGCGTAGACGGTCCGGGCCACTTCTACCAGGCGACCGTGCTCACCGACGTCCCGCAGGAAGCGCGTCTGACGCACGAAGAGATCTTCGGGCCGGTCGCGCCGATCTCCGCGTTCGACACCGAAGAAGAAGTGGTGGCGAAGGCGAACGACACCGAGTTCGGGCTCGTCTCCTACGTCTACACCAGCGATCTCAAGCGGGCGCTGCGGGTCTCCGAGGCGCTAGAAGCCGGGATGATCGGGCTGAACCAGGGCATCGTGTCGAACCCGGCGGCGCCGTTCGGCGGGATCAAGGCGTCCGGGCTCGGCCGCGAGGGCGGCTCGTTCGGCATCGAAGAGTTCCTGGAGACCAAGTACATCGCGGTGGCCCTGTGA
- a CDS encoding MaoC family dehydratase, with amino-acid sequence MTSEFGTPIGDRYFADYVPGATYDCGSVEVTEAEILEFAERYDPQSFHVDPAAAAAGPFGGLIASGWHTASLMMRLYAAHYLSTVASLGSPGVDELRWPRPIRPGAVLRLRATVAEARVSRSKPDRGVLRTRVEFVDDDGDVVFSASLLNLLLVRPASA; translated from the coding sequence ATGACGAGCGAGTTCGGCACCCCGATCGGCGACCGCTACTTCGCGGACTACGTTCCCGGCGCGACCTACGACTGCGGGAGCGTCGAGGTGACCGAGGCCGAGATCCTGGAGTTCGCCGAGCGGTACGACCCGCAGAGCTTCCACGTCGACCCGGCCGCGGCGGCGGCCGGCCCGTTCGGCGGGCTGATCGCGAGCGGCTGGCACACGGCGAGCCTGATGATGCGGCTCTACGCGGCGCACTACTTGTCCACTGTGGCCAGTCTGGGCAGTCCCGGGGTGGACGAGCTGCGCTGGCCGCGTCCTATTCGGCCCGGGGCGGTGCTGCGGCTGCGCGCGACCGTGGCCGAGGCCCGGGTTTCGCGCTCGAAGCCGGACCGGGGAGTGCTGCGCACGCGGGTCGAGTTCGTCGACGACGACGGCGACGTGGTGTTCAGCGCGAGCCTGCTGAACCTCCTGCTGGTACGACCGGCGTCCGCCTGA
- a CDS encoding maleate cis-trans isomerase, with translation MTTIGFIYPDHAAEDDYPLAEQLLGGTAAAEGGIRLAVEHIYGTDKHAVAELLDLGSETRLADGAALLKKHEPDAVIWACTSGSFVYGWDGAQDQIDRLRTVAGVPASSTSFAFVHAARALGVKRVAVAASYPDDIARLFADFLEAGGIEVVSMAAADIVTAAEVGALPPEAVVELAVRHDHPDADAVLVPDTAMRTLQEINTLEAALRKPVLTANQVTVWEGLRLTGRHRLVRSLGALFRHVPDRSA, from the coding sequence GTGACCACCATCGGCTTCATCTACCCCGACCACGCGGCCGAAGACGACTACCCGCTCGCCGAGCAGCTGCTCGGCGGGACGGCCGCCGCCGAAGGCGGCATCCGGCTCGCGGTCGAGCACATCTACGGCACCGACAAGCACGCGGTCGCCGAGTTGCTGGACCTCGGCAGCGAGACCCGCCTCGCCGACGGTGCCGCCCTGCTCAAGAAGCACGAGCCCGACGCCGTCATCTGGGCCTGCACCAGCGGCAGCTTCGTCTACGGCTGGGACGGCGCCCAAGACCAGATCGACCGGCTGAGAACCGTCGCCGGCGTGCCCGCCTCCAGTACCTCCTTCGCGTTCGTGCACGCCGCGCGCGCCCTCGGCGTCAAGCGGGTCGCCGTCGCCGCCAGCTACCCGGACGACATCGCCCGGCTGTTCGCGGACTTCCTCGAGGCCGGCGGCATCGAGGTCGTCTCGATGGCCGCCGCCGACATCGTCACCGCGGCCGAGGTCGGCGCGCTGCCACCGGAGGCCGTCGTCGAGCTCGCCGTGCGCCACGACCACCCGGACGCCGACGCGGTGCTGGTACCGGACACCGCGATGCGAACCCTCCAGGAGATCAACACCCTCGAAGCCGCCCTGAGGAAGCCCGTGCTGACCGCCAACCAGGTCACCGTCTGGGAAGGCCTGCGCCTGACCGGGCGGCACCGCCTCGTCCGCTCCCTAGGCGCGCTCTTCCGGCATGTCCCGGACCGGAGCGCCTGA
- a CDS encoding tartrate dehydrogenase: MSSYRIASIPGDGIGVDVTVEARKVLDAASSKFGFSLEWTEFDWSCERYAQLGSMMPDDGVAQLSAFDGILLGAVGFPGVPDHVSLWGLLIPLRRAFSQYVNLRPVRLLPGTTSVLAGRKAEELELVIVRENSEGEYSAIGGRHNAGRPDEFVLQESVFTRVGVERIIRYAFELARTRSSRVCSATKSNGLIHSMPFWDEIFAEVAAEYPDVHSEQMHVDALAARMVQAPDRLDVIVGSNLFGDILSDLAAAITGGLGMAPSGNINPSGESPSMFEAVHGSAPDIAGQGIANPVAQILAAAMLVEHLGETVAAQAIRAAVDRVLDEGRVRTPDLGGSDTTERLGTAVAEALG, encoded by the coding sequence GTGAGCTCCTACCGCATCGCGAGCATCCCCGGCGACGGCATCGGCGTGGACGTCACCGTCGAGGCCCGCAAAGTCCTCGACGCCGCTTCTTCGAAGTTCGGCTTTTCCCTGGAGTGGACCGAGTTTGACTGGAGCTGCGAGCGGTACGCCCAGCTCGGGTCGATGATGCCGGACGACGGCGTCGCGCAGCTCTCGGCGTTCGACGGGATCCTGCTCGGCGCGGTCGGCTTCCCCGGCGTCCCGGACCACGTTTCCCTGTGGGGCCTGCTGATCCCGCTGCGGCGCGCGTTCTCCCAGTACGTCAACCTGCGCCCGGTGCGGCTGCTGCCGGGCACGACGTCGGTGCTGGCCGGGCGGAAGGCCGAGGAGCTGGAGCTGGTGATCGTCCGGGAGAACTCCGAAGGGGAGTACTCCGCGATCGGCGGCCGGCACAACGCCGGCCGGCCGGACGAGTTCGTGCTGCAGGAGTCGGTGTTCACCCGCGTCGGCGTCGAACGGATCATCCGGTACGCCTTCGAGCTCGCGCGGACGCGGTCTTCGCGCGTCTGCTCGGCGACGAAGTCCAACGGGCTCATCCACTCGATGCCGTTCTGGGACGAGATCTTCGCCGAGGTCGCGGCCGAGTACCCGGACGTCCACAGTGAACAGATGCACGTGGATGCCTTGGCCGCGCGCATGGTCCAGGCACCGGACCGGCTCGACGTCATCGTGGGGTCGAACCTCTTCGGCGACATCCTGAGCGACCTCGCGGCCGCGATCACGGGCGGCCTTGGCATGGCACCGTCCGGCAACATCAACCCATCGGGTGAATCCCCGTCGATGTTCGAGGCGGTCCACGGGAGCGCTCCGGACATCGCCGGGCAAGGCATTGCCAACCCCGTGGCACAGATCCTGGCGGCCGCGATGCTGGTCGAACACCTGGGCGAAACCGTTGCCGCGCAAGCAATCCGCGCCGCGGTGGACCGGGTGCTCGACGAGGGCCGGGTGCGCACGCCGGACCTCGGCGGCAGCGATACCACAGAACGGCTCGGCACGGCAGTGGCCGAAGCACTGGGCTGA
- a CDS encoding GntR family transcriptional regulator, with protein sequence MALPPGMLPAIEPVSRESTAAVIARQLRDAIMTGTLPPGTQLGETDLAARFQVSRGPLREAMQHLVSEGLLRSERHRGLFVIDLEPGDVYDIYAARSAIERAAMLRAIRGGERDRIAQVLERTVVEMAAAASDDDPSALSTADLKFHEALINASGSKRLVRMARTLLIETRMCLTALQGTYQRVEERVDEHTKLIQALREGDEETALALLDAHMEDAVQRLAPGTSLVEGHAPPVP encoded by the coding sequence ATGGCGCTCCCACCGGGCATGCTCCCCGCGATCGAGCCGGTCAGCCGCGAGTCGACGGCCGCCGTCATCGCGCGCCAGCTGCGTGACGCGATCATGACCGGCACCCTGCCGCCGGGCACCCAGCTCGGCGAGACCGACCTGGCCGCCCGGTTCCAGGTGTCACGGGGGCCGCTCCGGGAAGCCATGCAGCATCTCGTGTCCGAAGGGCTGTTGCGCAGTGAACGGCACCGCGGGCTGTTCGTGATCGACCTCGAGCCCGGCGACGTCTACGACATCTACGCCGCCCGCTCCGCCATCGAACGCGCCGCGATGCTGCGCGCCATCCGCGGCGGCGAACGCGACCGGATCGCGCAGGTGCTCGAGCGGACCGTCGTCGAGATGGCGGCCGCCGCGAGCGACGACGACCCGAGCGCGCTTTCGACGGCGGACCTGAAGTTCCACGAGGCCCTGATCAACGCCTCCGGCAGCAAGCGGCTCGTCCGGATGGCCCGGACCCTGCTCATCGAGACCCGGATGTGCCTGACCGCGCTCCAGGGCACCTACCAGCGGGTCGAAGAGCGCGTGGACGAGCACACGAAGCTCATCCAGGCCCTCCGCGAGGGCGACGAGGAGACGGCGCTCGCCCTCTTGGACGCGCACATGGAGGACGCGGTGCAGCGCCTCGCACCGGGCACCAGCCTCGTGGAAGGACACGCCCCACCGGTGCCCTGA
- a CDS encoding transcriptional regulator, giving the protein MSLDDLRVLAHPLRMRILSLLTGTAMSAAEAARELGETQANISYHFRRLHDAGLLEVAEEVRIRGGRAKRYRHDPDSGRRLTSRDPVEEQMLTRAIASELLRRAESRASGRPASLSDADLWLAPEVWSDLLARAKELSHELHTAAQPPRTPGTVRVSVSMALFELKPGEAP; this is encoded by the coding sequence TGCGCATGCGGATCCTCTCGCTGCTGACGGGCACGGCGATGAGCGCGGCGGAGGCGGCGCGCGAGCTGGGCGAAACCCAGGCGAACATCAGCTACCACTTCCGCCGCCTGCACGACGCGGGCCTGCTGGAGGTCGCGGAAGAGGTCCGCATCCGCGGCGGCCGGGCCAAGCGCTACCGCCACGACCCCGACTCCGGACGGCGCCTCACGTCCCGCGACCCCGTCGAGGAGCAGATGCTGACGAGGGCGATAGCGAGCGAGCTCCTCCGCCGAGCGGAGTCGCGAGCCTCAGGCCGCCCGGCGTCACTCTCGGACGCGGACCTGTGGCTGGCCCCGGAGGTGTGGTCGGACCTCCTGGCCCGAGCGAAGGAACTGAGCCACGAACTCCACACCGCGGCGCAGCCCCCGAGAACGCCGGGCACGGTCCGCGTCAGCGTCAGCATGGCGCTCTTCGAACTGAAGCCGGGAGAAGCACCGTGA
- a CDS encoding MFS transporter, whose product MSVPLLAPLREHRFRALVTGRTFADFGNAVAPFALAFAVVDLTGSAVDLGIVVGARSIANILLVLFGGMLADRLPRSVILQGTETAAALTQATIAASVLCGFASVPLLVGLSLVNGAVSAISLPAAASLTPLTVPGELLTQANALVRLLSNVGRIAGASLAGVLVAFAGSGWALAGNALLFVAAALSYHRIRLPSGDRIPGSRPLAELAEGWREFRSRSWVWLVVLQFMLVNAVNSGAIVVIGPLVADDTFGRTGWGLALAVQTAGALLGGVLAAHWRPRRMLFLGVALVMADALPMIALGVTPYLAPLLLAMFLGGVALEQFSVAWDVSLQENIPPEKLARVYSYDMLGSFLALPLGQISAGPLAEHAGRETTLVGGAVLVVVTTALVLCSPQIRGPVRRTPVVPAGGSAGSR is encoded by the coding sequence ATGAGCGTGCCATTGCTCGCTCCGTTGCGGGAGCACCGGTTCCGGGCGCTCGTCACCGGCCGGACCTTCGCCGACTTCGGCAACGCCGTCGCGCCCTTCGCGCTGGCCTTCGCCGTGGTCGACCTGACCGGGTCGGCCGTGGACCTCGGGATCGTCGTCGGGGCTCGGTCGATCGCCAACATCCTGCTCGTGCTGTTCGGCGGGATGCTCGCCGACCGGTTGCCGCGGTCGGTGATCCTGCAAGGCACCGAAACCGCCGCCGCGCTCACGCAGGCCACCATCGCCGCGAGTGTCCTCTGTGGATTCGCTTCCGTGCCGCTGCTGGTCGGGCTCAGCCTCGTCAACGGCGCCGTCTCGGCCATCTCGCTGCCCGCCGCCGCGTCGCTGACGCCGTTGACCGTGCCCGGCGAACTCCTCACCCAGGCGAACGCGCTGGTCCGGCTCCTGTCGAACGTCGGCCGGATCGCCGGGGCCAGCCTCGCCGGCGTCCTGGTCGCCTTCGCCGGTTCCGGATGGGCGCTCGCCGGAAACGCGCTGCTGTTCGTCGCCGCCGCGCTGTCCTACCACCGGATCCGGCTGCCGAGCGGCGATCGCATCCCCGGCAGCCGCCCGCTCGCCGAACTCGCCGAGGGCTGGCGCGAATTCCGCTCCCGGTCGTGGGTGTGGCTGGTGGTGCTGCAGTTCATGCTGGTCAACGCGGTCAACTCGGGCGCGATCGTGGTGATCGGCCCGCTGGTCGCCGACGACACGTTCGGCCGCACCGGCTGGGGTCTCGCCCTCGCGGTCCAGACGGCCGGGGCGCTGCTCGGCGGCGTCCTCGCGGCCCACTGGCGACCGCGGCGGATGCTGTTCCTCGGCGTCGCGCTGGTCATGGCGGACGCGCTCCCGATGATCGCACTCGGCGTGACGCCCTACCTGGCGCCGCTGCTGCTCGCGATGTTCCTCGGCGGCGTCGCGCTCGAGCAGTTCTCCGTCGCGTGGGACGTGTCGCTGCAGGAGAACATCCCGCCGGAGAAGCTCGCCCGCGTGTACTCCTACGACATGCTCGGCTCGTTCCTCGCGCTGCCGCTCGGCCAGATCAGCGCGGGCCCGCTGGCCGAGCACGCCGGCCGCGAGACGACGCTGGTCGGCGGCGCGGTGCTGGTCGTCGTCACGACCGCGCTCGTGCTGTGCAGCCCGCAGATCCGCGGCCCGGTCAGGCGGACGCCGGTCGTACCAGCAGGAGGTTCAGCAGGCTCGCGCTGA
- a CDS encoding amidase, translating into MNDRMLTASELVAAYSSGELSPVEATQNALQAIEARDGECNAYTLVDADGALEQAKASEIRWRDGNPIGLLDGVPSSIKDMFLTQGWPTVRGSKSIDPDQPWDVDSPVAARMREAGLVLLGKTTTPEIAWKGVTDSPLQGITRNPADPTKTSGGSSGGSAAAVAAGMGELSVGTDGGGSVRIPASFCGIVGLKPTHGRIALYPASPFGPLSHAGPMARSVDDTALLMDVLSIPDHRDPAALAPPVTSFREAVRRDVRGLIAAFSPTLGYVDVDPEVAAIIAAAVRALGDAGLHVEETDPGFADPKPAFDVLWSSGAAKLLDSFPPGSEDRTDPGLRKVWELGKTWSASDYLDATAERAALGILMGEFHTRYDVLITPTVPIPAFEAGHNVPPGSGLSEWPEWTPFTYPFNMTQQPAISVPAGKTSAGLPVGLQIVGPRHSDDLVLAVAKLLEEVRPWAPA; encoded by the coding sequence ATGAACGACAGGATGCTGACCGCCAGCGAGCTCGTCGCCGCCTACTCGAGCGGTGAGCTCTCACCGGTCGAGGCGACGCAGAACGCGCTGCAGGCCATCGAGGCCCGGGACGGTGAGTGCAACGCCTACACCCTCGTCGACGCCGACGGGGCGCTGGAACAGGCCAAGGCGTCCGAGATCCGCTGGCGCGACGGCAACCCGATCGGCCTGCTCGACGGCGTGCCGTCCTCGATCAAGGACATGTTCCTGACGCAGGGCTGGCCGACCGTCCGGGGCTCGAAGAGCATCGACCCGGACCAGCCGTGGGACGTCGACAGCCCGGTCGCGGCGCGGATGCGTGAGGCCGGCCTCGTCTTGCTGGGCAAGACGACCACGCCGGAGATCGCCTGGAAGGGCGTCACCGACAGCCCGCTGCAGGGCATCACGCGCAACCCGGCCGACCCGACGAAGACCTCGGGCGGCTCCAGCGGCGGCAGCGCCGCGGCGGTCGCCGCCGGGATGGGTGAGCTGTCCGTCGGCACGGATGGCGGTGGCTCGGTGCGGATCCCGGCGTCGTTCTGCGGGATCGTCGGGCTGAAGCCGACCCACGGCCGGATCGCGCTGTACCCGGCGAGCCCGTTCGGGCCGCTGTCGCACGCCGGCCCGATGGCGCGGTCGGTCGACGACACCGCGCTGCTGATGGACGTGCTGTCGATCCCCGACCACCGCGACCCGGCCGCGCTGGCGCCGCCGGTGACGTCGTTCCGCGAGGCGGTCCGGCGGGACGTGCGGGGCCTGATCGCCGCGTTCTCGCCGACGCTCGGCTACGTCGACGTCGACCCGGAGGTGGCCGCGATCATCGCGGCGGCCGTGCGCGCGCTCGGCGACGCCGGGCTGCACGTCGAAGAGACCGACCCCGGGTTCGCCGACCCGAAGCCGGCGTTCGACGTGCTGTGGTCCTCCGGCGCGGCGAAGCTGCTCGACAGCTTCCCGCCGGGGTCCGAGGACCGCACCGATCCCGGCCTGCGCAAGGTCTGGGAGCTCGGCAAGACGTGGTCGGCGAGCGACTACCTCGACGCGACCGCCGAGCGCGCCGCGCTGGGCATCCTGATGGGCGAATTCCACACGCGCTACGACGTGCTGATCACGCCGACCGTCCCGATCCCCGCGTTCGAGGCGGGCCACAACGTGCCGCCGGGCAGCGGGCTGAGCGAGTGGCCGGAGTGGACGCCGTTCACGTACCCGTTCAACATGACCCAGCAGCCCGCGATCAGCGTGCCGGCCGGGAAGACGTCGGCGGGCTTGCCGGTCGGCTTGCAGATCGTCGGGCCGCGGCACTCGGACGACCTCGTGCTGGCCGTCGCGAAGCTGCTGGAGGAAGTGCGGCCGTGGGCGCCCGCCTGA
- a CDS encoding Asp/Glu/hydantoin racemase, producing the protein MDFDFLAFEGPLAQRGIGVIAPFDLALERELWRWVPMEVSLHLARTPYEPVPVSMEMARLVSDSHHLASATRDVLHVEPEVVAYLCTSGSFVNGVDYERSLTKAICDAGAPDAVTTSGALAEVLHQLDLHRVSVLTPYDADLTRALHDFLGELNVETVASDHLGLGGGIWKVSYRTIAEHILAADHGDAEAIFVSCTNLPTYDLIEPLETALGKPVLTANQLTMWACLRRMNLPIVGPGKWLRDVS; encoded by the coding sequence TTGGATTTCGACTTCCTGGCGTTCGAAGGCCCGCTGGCGCAGCGCGGCATCGGGGTGATCGCTCCCTTTGACCTCGCCCTCGAGCGCGAGCTCTGGCGCTGGGTACCGATGGAGGTGTCGCTGCACCTCGCCCGCACGCCGTACGAGCCCGTGCCGGTCAGCATGGAGATGGCGCGCCTCGTCAGTGACAGCCACCACCTGGCCAGTGCCACCCGCGACGTGCTGCACGTCGAGCCCGAGGTCGTCGCCTACCTCTGCACGTCGGGCAGCTTCGTCAACGGCGTCGACTACGAACGCTCGCTGACCAAGGCGATCTGCGACGCCGGCGCGCCAGACGCCGTCACCACCTCGGGCGCGCTGGCCGAGGTGCTGCACCAGCTCGACCTGCACCGCGTCTCGGTGCTCACGCCGTACGACGCCGACCTGACCCGGGCACTGCACGACTTCCTCGGGGAGCTGAACGTCGAGACCGTCGCCAGCGACCACCTCGGGCTGGGCGGCGGGATCTGGAAGGTCAGCTACCGGACCATCGCCGAGCACATCCTCGCCGCCGATCACGGCGACGCCGAGGCGATCTTCGTCAGCTGCACCAACCTCCCCACCTACGACCTGATCGAGCCGCTCGAGACCGCGCTCGGCAAACCGGTGCTCACGGCCAACCAGCTGACCATGTGGGCCTGCCTGCGCCGCATGAACCTCCCCATCGTCGGCCCGGGGAAGTGGCTTCGTGACGTGTCGTGA
- a CDS encoding DUF4262 domain-containing protein — translation MCQQCEDPDRSGYLERLRDGVADRGWLVQGVESAGPYPPWAYTIGLSGYGLPELVATGLPLRVAANLLNDMASHALHAAPPEPGERIPLRGGPLIEVVPLAEPSAHLVFAVALYGPEIRALQLVHADDRGRWPWSPDFRDGRGGQPVLGVRHVR, via the coding sequence ATGTGTCAGCAGTGCGAAGACCCGGACAGATCCGGGTACCTGGAACGGCTTCGCGATGGCGTGGCCGACCGGGGCTGGCTCGTGCAGGGCGTGGAAAGCGCCGGGCCGTACCCGCCGTGGGCCTACACGATCGGGCTCAGCGGGTACGGCCTGCCCGAGCTGGTCGCCACCGGGCTTCCGTTGCGGGTAGCGGCAAACCTGCTCAACGACATGGCGAGCCATGCGCTGCACGCGGCACCACCCGAGCCCGGTGAACGCATCCCGCTGCGAGGTGGCCCGCTGATCGAGGTCGTCCCGCTCGCCGAGCCGTCGGCGCACCTGGTGTTCGCGGTCGCGTTGTACGGGCCGGAAATCCGGGCGCTGCAACTGGTCCACGCGGACGACCGGGGCCGCTGGCCCTGGTCGCCCGACTTCCGCGACGGCCGCGGCGGCCAGCCGGTCCTGGGGGTCCGCCATGTCCGCTGA
- a CDS encoding D-2-hydroxyacid dehydrogenase, with the protein MIASENRETPVLAVLCGEHRPPDMRAVESGAVVRYTDAAGLSEALSGADALFVYDFLSTAVPGAWYAADRLRWLHIASAGVDPVLFPGLVESDVVLTNSRGVFDDAIAEYVLGVVLTFAKDFARSHDLQREGRWLHRESERIAGRTAVVVGTGPIGRAIARLLRAAGMRVSGAGRRARTGDPDFGVVHDSAQLTEYLPEADYVVAVAPLTENTKGMFDARAFAAMKPSARFVNVGRGELVVTSDLVATLTERAIAGAALDVFDTEPLPPESPLWTMPDVLLSPHMSGDFIGWRTTLVEVFAENFRRWRAGEPLRNVVDKTLGYVPSGNQGAG; encoded by the coding sequence GTGATCGCCTCGGAAAACCGGGAAACTCCCGTCCTGGCCGTGCTCTGCGGCGAGCACCGCCCACCGGACATGCGTGCAGTCGAATCCGGGGCGGTCGTGCGTTACACGGATGCGGCGGGATTGTCCGAAGCGCTGTCCGGAGCGGACGCGCTGTTCGTCTACGACTTCCTCTCGACGGCCGTGCCGGGCGCCTGGTACGCGGCCGACCGGCTGCGCTGGCTGCATATCGCCAGCGCCGGCGTCGACCCGGTGCTGTTCCCGGGGCTCGTGGAGAGCGACGTCGTCCTGACCAACTCGCGGGGCGTCTTCGACGACGCCATCGCGGAGTACGTGCTGGGCGTCGTGCTCACCTTCGCCAAGGACTTCGCGCGCTCGCACGACCTGCAGCGCGAGGGCCGCTGGCTGCACCGCGAGAGCGAGCGGATCGCCGGGCGCACGGCGGTGGTCGTCGGCACCGGACCGATCGGGCGGGCCATCGCGCGGCTGCTGCGCGCGGCCGGGATGCGGGTGAGCGGCGCTGGGCGCCGGGCCCGGACCGGTGACCCCGACTTCGGTGTCGTGCACGACTCCGCGCAGCTCACCGAGTACCTGCCCGAGGCCGACTACGTTGTCGCGGTCGCGCCGCTGACCGAGAACACCAAGGGAATGTTCGACGCGCGCGCGTTCGCCGCGATGAAGCCGTCCGCGCGGTTCGTGAACGTCGGGCGGGGCGAGCTGGTGGTCACGTCCGACCTGGTCGCCACGCTGACGGAGCGTGCCATCGCCGGAGCTGCGCTCGACGTGTTCGACACCGAGCCGCTGCCGCCCGAGAGTCCACTATGGACCATGCCGGACGTGCTGCTCTCGCCGCACATGTCCGGGGACTTCATCGGCTGGCGCACCACGTTGGTCGAGGTGTTCGCTGAGAACTTCCGCCGCTGGCGCGCTGGGGAGCCGCTGCGCAACGTCGTCGACAAGACGCTCGGGTACGTGCCGTCGGGGAACCAGGGAGCCGGATGA